From Daucus carota subsp. sativus chromosome 6, DH1 v3.0, whole genome shotgun sequence, the proteins below share one genomic window:
- the LOC108227219 gene encoding protein ESSENTIAL FOR POTEXVIRUS ACCUMULATION 1 isoform X2, with protein sequence MVALILSTDTIKQEQSIKKKRRVSIRSRSSSSMASHLDVRDNQISNDGQGFNNPNPIPIPLSPQWLQTKPGENKSGISTGENQFGPHSGHGGRPADVVKSPGNGEEVHDVPKKKDVFRPSILDAESGRRDRWRDEERDTNSSIRRDRWREGDKELGDNRKMDRWTENSAGRQFGEVRRAPPERWTDSSNRDTNDQRRETKWNTRWGPDDKECDNSREKWLDSGKDATDVSLDKGLSHHTYHGKDDKDGDHYRPWRSNSSLSRGKSDPPHQQTPVLNKQTTSFVQGRGRGENVSSTFSLGRGRVPSGGNFNNSLSSYQPSLGSFAEKGDNHGDPSPLKYSRIKLLDLYRSTDMRSRGRILDGIAQVPSLTQEEPVEPLAFCAPSSEELVVIQGIDKGDILSSGVPQGAKDGSLGYAPSRRTRLGSREDISIATEGNDMSKDLKEDGAAFRRNDQVISNKESSMQGNSSVLPGSTWRSLSMGERMHSASPDVGDVPSDGRSRTSDFGWPQSQKDLANDLGSIPKWKYGDDPIIKRQLSAVLDREQEQRNLSQPPPEELVLFYKDPRGETQGPFSGVDIIGWFEAGYFGLDLLVRLANSPTDMPFALLGDVMPHLRAKARPPPGFSAPKSNEIPDTLNRPTVSNVGKFHAGISEVDMMRNEPRYMQGSKDAENRFLESLMSGNMSSTSSEKFAPGMQGYYGSGAVPPLGTESGDNLHLLAQRMILERQRSLPSPNPFWPGRDAPLVGSKSEYLQESPLQHPNLLSPITENPRSQIQSQNADFLSILQGLSDKSPPVVNNGVSGWSNFPVQGGPDQLQDKLDILRGQNIPPQASFGLQQQRLQPQNQPSLSSLLGHGVDNTSGMLTHENFQSSGLSQDPQLLSLLQQQYLMQLQSQSPPPSQQLSVLDKLLLLKQQQQKQEEQQQLLRQKQLLSQALSEQQSHQRFSETSHGQLQAAGLLDENAFNRFQTSQELLQTGPQIQVPSMPDERVTNFTKLPPNLSQETGIATSSEASSIQLPHEMFWGANPPERINSIQTKASLITAAGLNMPPMSQGVENYHQEHVSQINLKTDEPVLAERSEAGVSYSSVEEVSVPVTEPSVENEILLLGKYNDLNATLASVAADTQSGRLPSNDLSLVKEVKSIEDNEVKKSSEKKSRKQKSSKAQSSDQARGAPKILQLKDLDIEAKSGIDINLESQAMFPSEESSHEVPRQELNDNKTDLAKIALPGHVSVEDSKFTGVKNGPGQAGHRTWKPAPGLKPKSLLEIQQEEQNRAHAEMLASDTFQSIGSTNISSQTPWAGIVANSDQKSSRESQLDGGNSGLQMGNLGGSGNLKSKKSQLHDILAEEVVKPSEAVKVLDAKSNLPTVPVKSSEIYAVDDDNFIEAKDSKKNRKKSAKAKNSGGKSSVPAPSADASFASSPIEKAKSSRLAQQDKEVLPAVPSGPSLGDFVMWKGENANTSAAPAWSTDSGKIAKPTSLRDILKEQGKKVSTGQQQNSIPIPNKSHQTQSARGNGSSKTITGSSPAKVATPVHNNSQASSQAKNKVDDDFFWGPLDQPKQEAKQSDFPQLANQGSWGKSSPVKGALGASVSRQKSMGNRTTEFTSSASAHSFQKGKKDAASKQSEAVDFRNWCEGECVRLIGTKDTSFLEFCLKQSRSEAEILLKENLGSYDPKHEFIEKFLNYKDFLPADVLEIALQGQNDQKVPGYGPGDVSSAVNGVGNSDQVKATAPDGTIKGGGKKKGKKGKKISSAVLGFNVVSNRIMMGEIQAVED encoded by the exons ATGGGCAAGGATTTAACAATCCCAATCCCATTCCCATTCCCCTTTCGCCACAGTGGCTTCAGACGAAGCCTGGTGAGAATAAGAGTGGAATATCAACTGGG GAGAACCAGTTCGGTCCACATTCAGGTCATGGCGGTCGTCCAGCGGATGTTGTGAAGTCACCAGGTAATGGTGAAGAGGTTCATGATGTTCCGAAAAAGAAGGATGTGTTCAGACCATCCATCCTCGATGCTGAATCAGGGCGCCGTGATCGTTGGCGTGATGAAGAAAGAGATACGAATTCCTCTATCCGCAGGGATCGATGGAGAGAGGGAGATAAGGAGCTTGGGGACAACCGCAAGATGGATCGATGGACTGAGAACTCGGCTGGAAGACAGTTTGGAGAAGTTCGTCGTGCTCCTCCCGAGCGGTGGACTGATTCAAGCAACAGGGATACTAATGATCAGCGTCGTGAGACAAAGTGGAACACTCGCTGGGGGCCTGATGACAAGGAGTGTGACAATTCGCGTGAAAAGTGGCTGGATTCTGGTAAAGATGCTACCGATGTGTCCCTCGATAAGGGGTTATCTCATCATACTTATCACGGAAAGGATGACAAGGATGGAGATCACTACCGGCCTTGGAGATCCAACTCATCTCTTAGCCGAGGTAAATCTGATCCTCCTCATCAACAAACTCCAGTGCTTAACAAACagaccacttcatttgttcaagGTCGGGGACGTGGAGAAAATGTATCCTCGACATTCTCTCTTGGACGTGGCAGGGTTCCTTCTGGAGGCAACTTCAACAATAGCTTGTCAAGTTATCAGCCCTCTCTTGGTTCATTTGCAGAGAAGGGTGATAATCATGGAGATCCATCTCCATTGAAATATAGCCGAATAAAGTTGCTGGATCTATACAGGAGTACTGATATGAGATCCCGTGGTAGAATATTAGATGGAATTGCACAGGTGCCTTCGCTTACTCAGGAAGAACCTGTGGAGCCTTTGGCCTTCTGTGCACCGTCTTCTGAGGAGCTA GTCGTTATTCAAGGAATCGACAAGGGAGACATATTAAGCAGCGGCGTGCCTCAAGGCGCTAAAGATGGATCTCTTGGATATGCACCTTCAAGGCGAACAAGGCTAG GAAGCAGAGAAGATATATCTATTGCTACCGAAGGGAATGACATGTCTAAAG ATTTAAAAGAAGATGGTGCTGCTTTTAGGAGGAATGATCAGGTCATTTCAAACAAGGAATCAAGTATGCAGGGAAATTCCTCTGTTCTTCCTGGTTCAACATGGAGATCATTATCAATGGGAGAACGTATGCATTCTGCCTCTCCTGATGTGGGAGACGTTCCTTCTGATGGCCGGTCAAGAACTTCAGATTTTGGCTGGCCACAGTCGCAGAAGGACCTAGCTAATGATTTGGGAAGTATACCGAAGTGGAAATATGGTGATGATCCCATCATTAAAAGGCAACTATCTGCAGTTCTGGACAGGGAGCAGGAACAGCGTAATCTCTCTCAGCCCCCACCTGAAGAATTGGTCCTCTTCTACAAAGATCCTCGAGGCGAAACACAAGGGCCTTTTTCTGGTGTCGATATTATTGGTTGGTTTGAGGCTGGATACTTTGGCTTAGATCTCCTTGTTCGCTTAGCAAATTCACCAACTGACATGCCTTTTGCATTACTTGGTGATGTTATGCCCCACTTGCGTGCGAAGGCCCGCCCTCCACCTGGATTTAGTGCACCTAAATCGAATGAGATTCCAGATACATTAAATAGGCCTACAGTCAGTAATGTTGGGAAATTTCATGCTGGTATAAGTGAGGTTGATATGATGAGAAATGAGCCACGGTATATGCAGGGTTCAAAAGATgcggaaaatagatttttagagTCGCTGATGTCTGGTAATATGAGCAGTACATCGTCTGAGAAATTTGCTCCTG GTATGCAGGGTTACTATGGATCTGGGGCGGTGCCGCCTTTAGGAACTGAGAGCGGGGACAATCTTCATCTCTTGGCCCAAAGGATGATTCTTGAAAGGCAAAGATCTCTGCCTAGTCCTAATCCATTTTGGCCAGGAAGGGATGCACCTTTAGTTGGTTCAAAATCAGAATATTTACAGGAATCACCATTGCAACATCCAAATCTACTGTCCCCAATCACTGAAAACCCTCGTTCACAAATTCAATCCCAGAATGCAGACTTCCTGTCTATCCTTCAAGGTTTATCTGATAAGTCTCCTCCTGTAGTCAATAATGGGGTTAGTGGATGGTCAAATTTTCCTGTCCAAGGAGGCCCAGACCAACTTCAAGATAAGCTTGACATACTGCGCGGCCAGAATATTCCTCCTCAAGCCAGCTTTGGATTGCAGCAGCAGAGACTGCAGCCCCAGAACCAACCCTCTTTAAGCAGTTTACTAGGCCATGGTGTTGATAATACATCTGGGATGTTAACCCACGAAAATTTTCAATCTTCGGGCCTATCTCAAGATCCACAACTGTTAAGTTTGTTGCAGCAACAATACTTGATGCAGTTGCAATCCCAGAGTCCACCTCCCTCACAACAGCTTTCTGTGTTAGATAAGCTCTTGCTGCTTAAGCAGCAGCAACAGAAGCAAGAGGAACAACAGCAATTATTGCGCCAAAAACAACTGCTATCGCAGGCTCTCTCTGAACAACAATCTCACCAGCGTTTTAGTGAGACATCTCATGGGCAGTTGCAGGCCGCTGGTTTGCTAGATGAGAATGCGTTTAATCGGTTTCAGACATCTCAGGAGTTGTTACAGACTGGGCCACAAATTCAAGTCCCAAGTATGCCAGATGAGCGTGTTACCAACTTCACAAAATTACCGCCAAATCTATCTCAGGAGACTGGCATTGCTACAAGTTCAGAAGCCTCTTCTATCCAGTTGCCTCATGAAATGTTTTGGGGTGCTAATCCGCCTGAACGAATAAATAGCATTCAAACAAAGGCTTCTTTAATAACGGCAGCAGGGTTGAATATGCCACCTATGTCACAAGGGGTTGAAAATTATCATCAAGAGCATGTTTctcaaattaatttgaaaacTGATGAACCTGTCTTAGCTGAAAGATCCGAGGCTGGTGTAAGCTATTCTTCTGTTGAGGAAGTGTCAGTACCTGTAACTGAGCCAAGTGTTGAGAATGAGATTCTTTTGCTTGggaaatataatgatttaaaTGCTACACTGGCAAGTGTTGCTGCTGATACACAGAGTGGAAGATTACCATCAAACGACCTCTCTTTAGTAAAAGAAGTAAAAAGCATTGAAGACAATGAGGTGAAAAAGAGTTCAGAGAAGAAGTCAAGGAAGCAGAAGTCATCGAAGGCGCAATCTTCTGATCAAGCTAGGGGAGCACCTAAAATCCTTCAACTAAAAGATTTAGATATTGAAGCTAAAAGTGGCATTGATATTAATTTAGAATCTCAGGCAATGTTTCCTTCAGAGGAGAGTAGTCATGAGGTGCCGCGGCAGGAATTAAATGATAACAAAACTGATTTGGCTAAAATCGCATTGCCCGGACATGTTTCAGTAGAAGATAGCAAATTCACGGGGGTCAAGAATGGACCAGGACAAGCCGGGCACCGAACTTGGAAGCCGGCTCCTGGTCTAAAACCCAAGTCCTTGTTGGAAATTCAACAAGAAGAACAAAACAGAGCTCACGCAGAAATGTTAGCTTCAGACACCTTCCAGTCTATCGGCTCCACTAATATTTCGAGTCAGACTCCTTGGGCTGGAATCGTTGCCAATTCAGATCAGAAATCATCCAGGGAAAGCCAACTTGACGGAGGTAACTCAGGCTTACAGATGGGGAACCTTGGAGGCTCTGGGAACCTGAAGAGCAAGAAGAGTCAATTGCATGATATCTTGGCTGAAGAAGTCGTGAAACCAAGTGAAGCTGTTAAGGTTCTTGATGCTAAATCTAACCTGCCTACAGTACCGGTTAAAAGCTCTGAAATATATGCAGTTGACGATGACAACTTCATTGAAGCTAAAGACAGTAAAAAGAATCGTAAAAAGTCTGCAAAAGCTAAGAATTCCGGAGGCAAATCGTCAGTGCCTGCTCCTTCAGCTGATGCTTCTTTTGCTTCAAGTCCTATCGAGAAAGCCAAAAGTTCTCGTCTTGCACAACAGGACAAGGAGGTTTTACCTGCTGTCCCATCAGGTCCATCTTTGGGTGATTTTGTGATGTGGAAGGGTGAGAATGCAAACACTTCTGCTGCTCCAGCGTGGTCTACCGACTCAGGAAAGATCGCAAAACCCACTTCCCTTAGGGACATTTTAAAGGAACAAGGGAAAAAGGTCTCTACAGGGCAGCAGCAAAACTCGATCCCAATTCCTAACAAATCACATCAGACTCAGTCTGCTCGTGGAAATGGTTCTTCAAAGACAATTACTGGGTCCTCTCCTGCCAAGGTTGCAACTCCAGTGCATAATAATTCCCAAGCATCATCACAGGCAAAGAATAAAGTAGATGACGATTTCTTCTGGGGTCCATTAGATCAACCAAAACAAGAAGCAAAACA GTCAGATTTTCCTCAGCTGGCAAATCAGGGTAGTTGGGGGAAGAGTTCTCCAGTAAAAGGAGCTCTTGGTGCGTCAGTCAGCAGGCAGAAGTCGATGGGTAATAGAACAACGGAGTTCACATCATCTGCTTCAGCGCACTCTTTTCAGAAGGGGAAAAAAGATGCAGCGTCTAAACAATCAG AAGCTGTAGACTTCAGAAATTGGTGCGAAGGTGAATGTGTCAGGCTCATTGGGACAAAAG ATACAAGCTTCCTAGAATTTTGCCTGAAGCAATCCAGATCAGAGGCTGAAATTCTCCTGAAAGAGAACCTTGGGTCATATGATCCTAAGCACGAATTTATTGAGAAGTTCCTTAATTACAAAGACTTCTTACCTGCAGATGTTCTTGAGATAGCCTTGCAAGGCCAGAATGATCAAAAGGTCCCAGGATATGGGCCTGGAGATGTGAGTTCAGCTGTCAATGGTGTTGGGAACTCTGACCAGGTTAAGGCCACAGCTCCAGACGGGACCATAAAAGGTGGAGGAAAGAAGAAAGGGAAGAAAGGGAAGAAGATTAGTTCTGCAGTTTTAGGATTTAATGTCGTGAGCAACCGGATCATGATGGGAGAGATTCAGGCTGTGGAGGATTAG
- the LOC108227219 gene encoding protein ESSENTIAL FOR POTEXVIRUS ACCUMULATION 1 isoform X1, with amino-acid sequence MVALILSTDTIKQEQSIKKKRRVSIRSRSSSSMASHLDVRDNQISNDGQGFNNPNPIPIPLSPQWLQTKPGENKSGISTGENQFGPHSGHGGRPADVVKSPGNGEEVHDVPKKKDVFRPSILDAESGRRDRWRDEERDTNSSIRRDRWREGDKELGDNRKMDRWTENSAGRQFGEVRRAPPERWTDSSNRDTNDQRRETKWNTRWGPDDKECDNSREKWLDSGKDATDVSLDKGLSHHTYHGKDDKDGDHYRPWRSNSSLSRGKSDPPHQQTPVLNKQTTSFVQGRGRGENVSSTFSLGRGRVPSGGNFNNSLSSYQPSLGSFAEKGDNHGDPSPLKYSRIKLLDLYRSTDMRSRGRILDGIAQVPSLTQEEPVEPLAFCAPSSEELVVIQGIDKGDILSSGVPQGAKDGSLGYAPSRRTRLGSREDISIATEGNDMSKDLKEDGAAFRRNDQVISNKESSMQGNSSVLPGSTWRSLSMGERMHSASPDVGDVPSDGRSRTSDFGWPQSQKDLANDLGSIPKWKYGDDPIIKRQLSAVLDREQEQRNLSQPPPEELVLFYKDPRGETQGPFSGVDIIGWFEAGYFGLDLLVRLANSPTDMPFALLGDVMPHLRAKARPPPGFSAPKSNEIPDTLNRPTVSNVGKFHAGISEVDMMRNEPRYMQGSKDAENRFLESLMSGNMSSTSSEKFAPGEGMQGYYGSGAVPPLGTESGDNLHLLAQRMILERQRSLPSPNPFWPGRDAPLVGSKSEYLQESPLQHPNLLSPITENPRSQIQSQNADFLSILQGLSDKSPPVVNNGVSGWSNFPVQGGPDQLQDKLDILRGQNIPPQASFGLQQQRLQPQNQPSLSSLLGHGVDNTSGMLTHENFQSSGLSQDPQLLSLLQQQYLMQLQSQSPPPSQQLSVLDKLLLLKQQQQKQEEQQQLLRQKQLLSQALSEQQSHQRFSETSHGQLQAAGLLDENAFNRFQTSQELLQTGPQIQVPSMPDERVTNFTKLPPNLSQETGIATSSEASSIQLPHEMFWGANPPERINSIQTKASLITAAGLNMPPMSQGVENYHQEHVSQINLKTDEPVLAERSEAGVSYSSVEEVSVPVTEPSVENEILLLGKYNDLNATLASVAADTQSGRLPSNDLSLVKEVKSIEDNEVKKSSEKKSRKQKSSKAQSSDQARGAPKILQLKDLDIEAKSGIDINLESQAMFPSEESSHEVPRQELNDNKTDLAKIALPGHVSVEDSKFTGVKNGPGQAGHRTWKPAPGLKPKSLLEIQQEEQNRAHAEMLASDTFQSIGSTNISSQTPWAGIVANSDQKSSRESQLDGGNSGLQMGNLGGSGNLKSKKSQLHDILAEEVVKPSEAVKVLDAKSNLPTVPVKSSEIYAVDDDNFIEAKDSKKNRKKSAKAKNSGGKSSVPAPSADASFASSPIEKAKSSRLAQQDKEVLPAVPSGPSLGDFVMWKGENANTSAAPAWSTDSGKIAKPTSLRDILKEQGKKVSTGQQQNSIPIPNKSHQTQSARGNGSSKTITGSSPAKVATPVHNNSQASSQAKNKVDDDFFWGPLDQPKQEAKQSDFPQLANQGSWGKSSPVKGALGASVSRQKSMGNRTTEFTSSASAHSFQKGKKDAASKQSEAVDFRNWCEGECVRLIGTKDTSFLEFCLKQSRSEAEILLKENLGSYDPKHEFIEKFLNYKDFLPADVLEIALQGQNDQKVPGYGPGDVSSAVNGVGNSDQVKATAPDGTIKGGGKKKGKKGKKISSAVLGFNVVSNRIMMGEIQAVED; translated from the exons ATGGGCAAGGATTTAACAATCCCAATCCCATTCCCATTCCCCTTTCGCCACAGTGGCTTCAGACGAAGCCTGGTGAGAATAAGAGTGGAATATCAACTGGG GAGAACCAGTTCGGTCCACATTCAGGTCATGGCGGTCGTCCAGCGGATGTTGTGAAGTCACCAGGTAATGGTGAAGAGGTTCATGATGTTCCGAAAAAGAAGGATGTGTTCAGACCATCCATCCTCGATGCTGAATCAGGGCGCCGTGATCGTTGGCGTGATGAAGAAAGAGATACGAATTCCTCTATCCGCAGGGATCGATGGAGAGAGGGAGATAAGGAGCTTGGGGACAACCGCAAGATGGATCGATGGACTGAGAACTCGGCTGGAAGACAGTTTGGAGAAGTTCGTCGTGCTCCTCCCGAGCGGTGGACTGATTCAAGCAACAGGGATACTAATGATCAGCGTCGTGAGACAAAGTGGAACACTCGCTGGGGGCCTGATGACAAGGAGTGTGACAATTCGCGTGAAAAGTGGCTGGATTCTGGTAAAGATGCTACCGATGTGTCCCTCGATAAGGGGTTATCTCATCATACTTATCACGGAAAGGATGACAAGGATGGAGATCACTACCGGCCTTGGAGATCCAACTCATCTCTTAGCCGAGGTAAATCTGATCCTCCTCATCAACAAACTCCAGTGCTTAACAAACagaccacttcatttgttcaagGTCGGGGACGTGGAGAAAATGTATCCTCGACATTCTCTCTTGGACGTGGCAGGGTTCCTTCTGGAGGCAACTTCAACAATAGCTTGTCAAGTTATCAGCCCTCTCTTGGTTCATTTGCAGAGAAGGGTGATAATCATGGAGATCCATCTCCATTGAAATATAGCCGAATAAAGTTGCTGGATCTATACAGGAGTACTGATATGAGATCCCGTGGTAGAATATTAGATGGAATTGCACAGGTGCCTTCGCTTACTCAGGAAGAACCTGTGGAGCCTTTGGCCTTCTGTGCACCGTCTTCTGAGGAGCTA GTCGTTATTCAAGGAATCGACAAGGGAGACATATTAAGCAGCGGCGTGCCTCAAGGCGCTAAAGATGGATCTCTTGGATATGCACCTTCAAGGCGAACAAGGCTAG GAAGCAGAGAAGATATATCTATTGCTACCGAAGGGAATGACATGTCTAAAG ATTTAAAAGAAGATGGTGCTGCTTTTAGGAGGAATGATCAGGTCATTTCAAACAAGGAATCAAGTATGCAGGGAAATTCCTCTGTTCTTCCTGGTTCAACATGGAGATCATTATCAATGGGAGAACGTATGCATTCTGCCTCTCCTGATGTGGGAGACGTTCCTTCTGATGGCCGGTCAAGAACTTCAGATTTTGGCTGGCCACAGTCGCAGAAGGACCTAGCTAATGATTTGGGAAGTATACCGAAGTGGAAATATGGTGATGATCCCATCATTAAAAGGCAACTATCTGCAGTTCTGGACAGGGAGCAGGAACAGCGTAATCTCTCTCAGCCCCCACCTGAAGAATTGGTCCTCTTCTACAAAGATCCTCGAGGCGAAACACAAGGGCCTTTTTCTGGTGTCGATATTATTGGTTGGTTTGAGGCTGGATACTTTGGCTTAGATCTCCTTGTTCGCTTAGCAAATTCACCAACTGACATGCCTTTTGCATTACTTGGTGATGTTATGCCCCACTTGCGTGCGAAGGCCCGCCCTCCACCTGGATTTAGTGCACCTAAATCGAATGAGATTCCAGATACATTAAATAGGCCTACAGTCAGTAATGTTGGGAAATTTCATGCTGGTATAAGTGAGGTTGATATGATGAGAAATGAGCCACGGTATATGCAGGGTTCAAAAGATgcggaaaatagatttttagagTCGCTGATGTCTGGTAATATGAGCAGTACATCGTCTGAGAAATTTGCTCCTGGTGAAG GTATGCAGGGTTACTATGGATCTGGGGCGGTGCCGCCTTTAGGAACTGAGAGCGGGGACAATCTTCATCTCTTGGCCCAAAGGATGATTCTTGAAAGGCAAAGATCTCTGCCTAGTCCTAATCCATTTTGGCCAGGAAGGGATGCACCTTTAGTTGGTTCAAAATCAGAATATTTACAGGAATCACCATTGCAACATCCAAATCTACTGTCCCCAATCACTGAAAACCCTCGTTCACAAATTCAATCCCAGAATGCAGACTTCCTGTCTATCCTTCAAGGTTTATCTGATAAGTCTCCTCCTGTAGTCAATAATGGGGTTAGTGGATGGTCAAATTTTCCTGTCCAAGGAGGCCCAGACCAACTTCAAGATAAGCTTGACATACTGCGCGGCCAGAATATTCCTCCTCAAGCCAGCTTTGGATTGCAGCAGCAGAGACTGCAGCCCCAGAACCAACCCTCTTTAAGCAGTTTACTAGGCCATGGTGTTGATAATACATCTGGGATGTTAACCCACGAAAATTTTCAATCTTCGGGCCTATCTCAAGATCCACAACTGTTAAGTTTGTTGCAGCAACAATACTTGATGCAGTTGCAATCCCAGAGTCCACCTCCCTCACAACAGCTTTCTGTGTTAGATAAGCTCTTGCTGCTTAAGCAGCAGCAACAGAAGCAAGAGGAACAACAGCAATTATTGCGCCAAAAACAACTGCTATCGCAGGCTCTCTCTGAACAACAATCTCACCAGCGTTTTAGTGAGACATCTCATGGGCAGTTGCAGGCCGCTGGTTTGCTAGATGAGAATGCGTTTAATCGGTTTCAGACATCTCAGGAGTTGTTACAGACTGGGCCACAAATTCAAGTCCCAAGTATGCCAGATGAGCGTGTTACCAACTTCACAAAATTACCGCCAAATCTATCTCAGGAGACTGGCATTGCTACAAGTTCAGAAGCCTCTTCTATCCAGTTGCCTCATGAAATGTTTTGGGGTGCTAATCCGCCTGAACGAATAAATAGCATTCAAACAAAGGCTTCTTTAATAACGGCAGCAGGGTTGAATATGCCACCTATGTCACAAGGGGTTGAAAATTATCATCAAGAGCATGTTTctcaaattaatttgaaaacTGATGAACCTGTCTTAGCTGAAAGATCCGAGGCTGGTGTAAGCTATTCTTCTGTTGAGGAAGTGTCAGTACCTGTAACTGAGCCAAGTGTTGAGAATGAGATTCTTTTGCTTGggaaatataatgatttaaaTGCTACACTGGCAAGTGTTGCTGCTGATACACAGAGTGGAAGATTACCATCAAACGACCTCTCTTTAGTAAAAGAAGTAAAAAGCATTGAAGACAATGAGGTGAAAAAGAGTTCAGAGAAGAAGTCAAGGAAGCAGAAGTCATCGAAGGCGCAATCTTCTGATCAAGCTAGGGGAGCACCTAAAATCCTTCAACTAAAAGATTTAGATATTGAAGCTAAAAGTGGCATTGATATTAATTTAGAATCTCAGGCAATGTTTCCTTCAGAGGAGAGTAGTCATGAGGTGCCGCGGCAGGAATTAAATGATAACAAAACTGATTTGGCTAAAATCGCATTGCCCGGACATGTTTCAGTAGAAGATAGCAAATTCACGGGGGTCAAGAATGGACCAGGACAAGCCGGGCACCGAACTTGGAAGCCGGCTCCTGGTCTAAAACCCAAGTCCTTGTTGGAAATTCAACAAGAAGAACAAAACAGAGCTCACGCAGAAATGTTAGCTTCAGACACCTTCCAGTCTATCGGCTCCACTAATATTTCGAGTCAGACTCCTTGGGCTGGAATCGTTGCCAATTCAGATCAGAAATCATCCAGGGAAAGCCAACTTGACGGAGGTAACTCAGGCTTACAGATGGGGAACCTTGGAGGCTCTGGGAACCTGAAGAGCAAGAAGAGTCAATTGCATGATATCTTGGCTGAAGAAGTCGTGAAACCAAGTGAAGCTGTTAAGGTTCTTGATGCTAAATCTAACCTGCCTACAGTACCGGTTAAAAGCTCTGAAATATATGCAGTTGACGATGACAACTTCATTGAAGCTAAAGACAGTAAAAAGAATCGTAAAAAGTCTGCAAAAGCTAAGAATTCCGGAGGCAAATCGTCAGTGCCTGCTCCTTCAGCTGATGCTTCTTTTGCTTCAAGTCCTATCGAGAAAGCCAAAAGTTCTCGTCTTGCACAACAGGACAAGGAGGTTTTACCTGCTGTCCCATCAGGTCCATCTTTGGGTGATTTTGTGATGTGGAAGGGTGAGAATGCAAACACTTCTGCTGCTCCAGCGTGGTCTACCGACTCAGGAAAGATCGCAAAACCCACTTCCCTTAGGGACATTTTAAAGGAACAAGGGAAAAAGGTCTCTACAGGGCAGCAGCAAAACTCGATCCCAATTCCTAACAAATCACATCAGACTCAGTCTGCTCGTGGAAATGGTTCTTCAAAGACAATTACTGGGTCCTCTCCTGCCAAGGTTGCAACTCCAGTGCATAATAATTCCCAAGCATCATCACAGGCAAAGAATAAAGTAGATGACGATTTCTTCTGGGGTCCATTAGATCAACCAAAACAAGAAGCAAAACA GTCAGATTTTCCTCAGCTGGCAAATCAGGGTAGTTGGGGGAAGAGTTCTCCAGTAAAAGGAGCTCTTGGTGCGTCAGTCAGCAGGCAGAAGTCGATGGGTAATAGAACAACGGAGTTCACATCATCTGCTTCAGCGCACTCTTTTCAGAAGGGGAAAAAAGATGCAGCGTCTAAACAATCAG AAGCTGTAGACTTCAGAAATTGGTGCGAAGGTGAATGTGTCAGGCTCATTGGGACAAAAG ATACAAGCTTCCTAGAATTTTGCCTGAAGCAATCCAGATCAGAGGCTGAAATTCTCCTGAAAGAGAACCTTGGGTCATATGATCCTAAGCACGAATTTATTGAGAAGTTCCTTAATTACAAAGACTTCTTACCTGCAGATGTTCTTGAGATAGCCTTGCAAGGCCAGAATGATCAAAAGGTCCCAGGATATGGGCCTGGAGATGTGAGTTCAGCTGTCAATGGTGTTGGGAACTCTGACCAGGTTAAGGCCACAGCTCCAGACGGGACCATAAAAGGTGGAGGAAAGAAGAAAGGGAAGAAAGGGAAGAAGATTAGTTCTGCAGTTTTAGGATTTAATGTCGTGAGCAACCGGATCATGATGGGAGAGATTCAGGCTGTGGAGGATTAG
- the LOC108224970 gene encoding outer envelope pore protein 24, chloroplastic, which produces MIKGSLKVKNTNDKNSAGATVAVNAGNVKLRASMTEAIIVNGPSFNGLALSLEKPGSFIIDYNVPKKDLRFQFMNSVKVAEKSINLNYIHFRNDNRTILDGTVVFDSANKVSVNHVLGSGNAKLKYVYLHRGLTTFEPSYDVAKDSWDFAVSRKVHGDGMVRASYQTSKNLLGLDWTRTTKQNGSFKISASFTVGEQLKIPNVSAESSWDFEM; this is translated from the exons ATGATTAAGGGGTCACTTAAAGTCAAAAACACCAACGATAAAAACTCCGCCGGCGCCACCGTCGCCGTCAACGCCGGCAATGTCAAACTCCGAGCTTCCATGACTGAAGCCATCATTGTCAACGGCCCCTCTTTCAACGGCCTTGCTCTCTCTCTCGAAAAACCCGGTTCTTTCATCATCGATTACAACGTCCCCAAAAAG GACCTTAGATTTCAGTTTATGAACTCGGTTAAGGTTGCGGAGAAATCGATAAACTTGAATTACATTCATTTTAGAAATGATAACCGGACGATACTTGATGGGACTGTGGTGTTTGATTCGGCTAATAAGGTGTCTGTCAATCATGTGCTTGGTTCGGGAAATGCTAAGTTGAAGTATGTTTATTTGCACCGTGGATTGACTACGTTTGAGCCGAGTTATGACGTGGCTAAGGATTCGTGGGATTTTGCGGTTTCGAGAAAGGTTCACGGAGATGGTATGGTTAGGGCTTCGTATCAGACTTCGAAGAATTTGTTAGGGCTTGACTGGACTAGGACGACTAAGCAAAATGGATCTTTTAAG ATTTCAGCTTCCTTCACAGTGGGAGAGCAATTGAAAATCCCGAACGTAAGCGCCGAGAGTTCATGGGATTTTGAAATGTGA